One region of Erythrolamprus reginae isolate rEryReg1 chromosome 12, rEryReg1.hap1, whole genome shotgun sequence genomic DNA includes:
- the VAMP8 gene encoding vesicle-associated membrane protein 8 encodes MEGGSGTSPGVGSDRVKNLQNEVEGVKNIMTQNVERILARGENLDHLRNKTEDLEATSEHFKTTSQKVARKYWWKNIKMIAIICVIAVIILILIILLGTGVIPT; translated from the exons ATG gAGGGAGGCAGTGGAAccagcccaggggtgggcagtgACCGGGTGAAGAACCTCCAGAATGAAGTTGAAGGGGTCAAGAACATTATGACCCAGAATGTGGAGCGGATTCTAGCCAGGGGGGAGAACCTGGACCATCTGCGCAACAAGACGGAAGACCTGGAAGCAACG TCAGAGCACTTCAAGACCACCTCCCAGAAAGTGGCCCGGAAATACTGGTGGAAGAATATCAAGATGATTGCCATCATCTGCGTCATTGCTgtcatcatcctcatcctcatcatcctgCTCGGCACCGGCGTCATTCCAACTTAG
- the LOC139174617 gene encoding PH and SEC7 domain-containing protein 4-like has product MVSARMEPPGRSRTPDLMDMSSDERTKEVGSDHGKCLKQTWDRLAFSGTCQAENAVSSLGLVQDRSAGVHCRTKTPFERSIPVLTQNNFEVSHPVSESLAFPERFGQPLEPMKNLKTQDKLNNDATQSVFWSGILQAQLCVLDLQEELDKQKEPLQTHGANSEPPDTATIKESSLLESDSEEEPGENLGKQEEEESEEEEEDDDEEVEYLFFNNPLFQESPHLTRTFEGQVPWSKSERETEDYKKNTKSEVDSGNHKGDLFSQDSVAMSSAARSYFSVCDPEANKDTSTCSFPSYVPHYRSLSPLLITEKDLEITCFSAENLEAEGCFRDPFQGELLESVPPDPSAYLPGEGLLFSASSTSLMSALLQESAEPPSPGKSGCLPPAPADEQNLQQERLEPQTSPHGLPSSSCTWLEEPESTSSLPKDVSGADVRSLPLCGVERKRASSVERLKMLELPAMHSEGRPEGSTGEPMFYCCEDPGGEFGQTGPSPPAKAVVEPNGSLPLANGTSGDQAAAQRLATRLYHLDGFRKSQVAAFLQKNNAFSQMVAEAYLSFFHFSGQPLDHALRSFLKSFVLTGETQERERILVHFSQRYHGCNPEASLRPDAVHTLTCAMMLLNTDLHGQNIGRSMSCQDFVVNLAGLNDGQDFPKELLKALYSSIRHEKLEWATEEEDTTDAKMLLSPTNSQRKTNPFLTAWQDPGAKVYQQGLLARKVHAEADGKKTPWGKRGWKSFRAVLKGTVLYFLKEDEQQLEVSGSEEVIVIAHALAEKASKYTKRPHVFRLQTSDWHIFLFQAPTSEEMTSWISRINLVAAMFSAPPFPAAVGSQRRFIRPILPTTPCKNSIEDQHLAHESCMDRVSHELLELQRNLPEKRGRGRDLEEYQLRKEYLLYEKRRYETYVKLLEVKLGCGTDDLDQWESRLAAVVENCPSLQKSHSSPSLNVDGPPAGGAKVKRNISERRTVRRIIPKRNKHLL; this is encoded by the exons ATGGTCAGTGCTAGAATGGAGCCCCCCGGACGCTCCAGGACCCCAGACTTGATGGATATGTCATCTGACGAGAGGACAAAGGAAGTTGGCTCAGACCATGGAAAGTGCTTGAAACAGACTTGGGATCGTCTTGCATTCTCTGGAACTTGCCAGGCCGAAAATGCTGTTTCTTCTTTGGGTCTTGTACAGGACAGGTCGGCAGGTGTCCACTGCAGGACTAAAACACCCTTTGAAAGATCCATTCCAGTATTAACGCAGAATAATTTTGAAGTGAGCCACCCTGTTTCAGAAAGCTTGGCCTTCCCTGAGAGATTTGGACAGCCTCTCGAGCCCATGAAAAACTTGAAAACTCAGGACAAGCTTAACAACGATGCCACCCAGTCTGTGTTTTGGTCTGGCATTCTACAAGCTCAGCTGTGTGTCTTAGATCTTCAAGAGGAGTTGGATAAGCAGAAAGAACCTCTGCAGACTCATGGTGCGAATTCTGAACCCCCGGACACGGCGACCATCAAGGAATCTTCCCTCCTGGAAAGTGATAGTGAGGAGGAGCCCGGAGAGAATTTAgggaaacaggaggaggaagaaagcgaggaggaggaggaggacgatgaCGAGGAGgttgaatatttatttttcaataaCCCACTCTTTCAGGAAAGTCCTCACTTAACCAGAACTTTTGAAGGACAAGTCCCATGGTCAAAATCCGAAAGGGAAACTGAGGATtacaagaaaaatacaaaaagcgAAGTGGACTCCGGGAACCATAAAGGTGACTTGTTTTCCCAGGACAGTGTGGCAATGAGCTCTGCGGCCAGGAGTTATTTCTCTGTCTGCGATCCAGAGGCTAATAAGGACACGTCCACCTGCTCTTTTCCAAGTTATGTGCCCCATTATCGTTCCTTGTCTCCATTGTTGATTACAGAAAAAGATCTTGAAATCACCTGCTTTTCGGCAGAGAATTTAGAG GCTGAGGGCTGCTTTCGGGATCCCTTCCAAGGAGAACTTCTGGAAAGCGTTCCTCCAG ACCCGTCTGCGTATCTGCCGGGAGAAGGCCTCCTCTTTTCGGCCTCCAGCACTTCTCTGATGTCTGCTTTGCTGCAAGAGTCCGCGGAGCCTCCCTCTCCCGGGAAGAGCGGCTGCCTCCCCCCGGCTCCAGCTGACGAGCAGAACCTGCAGCAAGAGAGGCTGGAGCCCCAAACATCGCCCCATggcctcccttcctcttcctgcaCGTGGTTAGAGGAGCCCGAGAGCACTTCCTCTCTGCCGAAAGACGTGAGCGGGGCAGATGTGCGCTCCCTCCCGCTCTGTGGTGTGGAGAGGAAGCGGGCGAGCTCAGTAGAAAGACTCAAGATGCTGGAGCTGCCAGCCATGCACAGTGAGGGGAGGCCGGAAGGCAGCACGGGAGAGCCGATGTTCTA CTGCTGTGAAGACCCCGGAGGGGAGTTTGGGCAAACGGGGCCGAGCCCCCCTGCCAAGGCCGTGGTGGAACCCAATGGCAGCCTGCCCCTGGCCAACGGCACCTCTGGAGACCAGGCTGCAGCACAGAGGCTGGCCACTCGCCTCTACCATCTGGACGGCTTCAGGAAATCTCAGGTGGCGGCCTTCCTGCAGAAGAA CAACGCCTTCAGCCAGATGGTGGCTGAGGCCTACCTCTCCTTCTTCCACTTCTCCGGGCAACCTCTGGACCACGCCCTGAG GTCCTTCCTGAAGTCCTTTGTGTTGACCGGGGAGACTCAGGAGCGGGAACGGATCCTGGTGCATTTCTCTCAGCGCTACCACGGCTGCAACCCTGAGGCCTCTCTCCGCCCAG ATGCCGTGCACACGCTCACCTGTGCCATGATGCTCCTCAACACCGATTTGCATGGGCAG AATATTGGCCGGAGCATGAGCTGCCAGGACTTTGTCGTGAACCTCGCAGGCCTCAACGACGGCCAGGACttccccaaagagctgctgaag GCGTTGTACAGCTCCATCCGTCACGAGAAACTGGAATGGGCCAC ggaggagGAAGACACAACGGACGCAAAGATGCTCCTGAGTCCCACAAACAGCCAGAGGAAGACCAACCCTTTTCTGACGGCGTGGCAGGACCCCGGGGCAAAAGTCTACCAGCAGGGGCTCCTGGCCCGCAAGGTCCACGCCGAGGCCGATGGCAAGAAAA CTCCCTGGGGCAAGCGAGGCTGGAAGTCCTTCCGTGCGGTGCTGAAGGGGACGGTGCTGTACTTCCTCAAG GAGGATGAGCAGCAGCTGGAGGTGTCGGGCTCAGAGGAGGTCATTGTCATCGCTCACGCCCTGGCTGAGAAGGCCAGCAAGTACACCAAGCGGCCCCACGTCTTCCGGCTCCAGACCTCCGACTGGCACATCTTCCTCTTCCAGGCCCC AACGTCGGAAGAAATGACGTCATGGATCTCCCGCATCAACCTGGTGGCAGCCATGTTCTCTGCCCCACCCTTCCCTGCTGCCGTGGGCTCCCAGAGGAGATTTATCAGGCCCATTTTGCCAACCACGCCCTGCAAGAATTCCATC GAAGACCAGCACCTGGCCCACGAGTCCTGCATGGACAGGGTGTCCCACGAACTGCTGGAGCTCCAGCGGAATCTTCCGGAGAAGCGTGGACGGGGCAGGGACCTGGAGGAGTACCAGCTCAGGAAGGAGTACTTGCTTTATGAG AAACGCCGCTACGAGACGTACGTGAAGCTCCTGGAGGTGAAACTCGGCTGCGGCACAGACGACCTGGACCAGTGGGAGTCCCGCCTGGCCGCCGTGGTGGAGAACTGCCCCAGCTTGCAGAAGTCCCACTCCAGCCCTTCCCTGAACGTGGACGGGCCTCCTGCCGGGGGGGCCAAGGTCAAGCGGAACATCTCGGAGCGCAGGACCGTTCGCAGAATCATTCCGAAGCGCAACAAGCACTTGCTATGA
- the LOC139174619 gene encoding interleukin-1 receptor antagonist protein-like isoform X3 produces MGNSHGEEQMDRSAAKEALAQGAVFKSRLWDVNQKSLYLQNNELIAGYLQAPNSAMEEKIFWVRNQAFDQDQRPTPIILSVRGGKSCLASSHGSPPDLHLESVNITDLCKDKVASARFTFFVSRKDGISRFESAAHPGWFLCTSSKANEPLGLVNNPGSSHLVDFYFQRES; encoded by the exons AGAGGAGCAGATGGATCGCTCAG CTGCAAAGGAGGCCCTGGCTCAGGGAGCGGTCTTCAAGTCCCG ACTCTGGGACGTAAACCAGAAATCCCTCTACCTTCAGAACAATGAACTAATAGCTGGGTACTTGCAAGCCCCCAACTCTGCAATGGAAG aAAAGATTTTCTGGGTCCGGAACCAGGCCTTTGACCAAGACCAACGCCCAACGCCCATCATCCTGAGCGTTCGGGGTGGGAAGAGCTGCCTGGCCTCCTCTCATGGGTCCCCACCTGACCTGCACTTGGAG AGCGTCAACATCACGGACCTCTGCAAAGACAAAGTGGCCTCCGCCCGTTTCACCTTCTTCGTGTCTCGCAAGGATGGAATATCGCGCTTCGAGTCGGCCGCCCACCCGGGCTGGTTCCTCTGCACCTCTTCCAAAGCCAACGAGCCCCTCGGGTTGGTCAACAATCCAGGCTCTTCTCACCTGGTCGACTTCTATTTCCAGCGTGAATCCTAG
- the LOC139174619 gene encoding interleukin-1 receptor antagonist protein-like isoform X1, translating to MVDWLLHTMEPGRCSRNKMTLLVLSVLCAAAKEALAQGAVFKSRLWDVNQKSLYLQNNELIAGYLQAPNSAMEEKIFWVRNQAFDQDQRPTPIILSVRGGKSCLASSHGSPPDLHLESVNITDLCKDKVASARFTFFVSRKDGISRFESAAHPGWFLCTSSKANEPLGLVNNPGSSHLVDFYFQRES from the exons ATGGTCGACTGGTTGTTGCACACAATGGAGCCTGGCAGGTGCTCGAGAAATAAAATGACCCTTTTGGTGCTTTCTGTTCTGTGTGCAGCTGCAAAGGAGGCCCTGGCTCAGGGAGCGGTCTTCAAGTCCCG ACTCTGGGACGTAAACCAGAAATCCCTCTACCTTCAGAACAATGAACTAATAGCTGGGTACTTGCAAGCCCCCAACTCTGCAATGGAAG aAAAGATTTTCTGGGTCCGGAACCAGGCCTTTGACCAAGACCAACGCCCAACGCCCATCATCCTGAGCGTTCGGGGTGGGAAGAGCTGCCTGGCCTCCTCTCATGGGTCCCCACCTGACCTGCACTTGGAG AGCGTCAACATCACGGACCTCTGCAAAGACAAAGTGGCCTCCGCCCGTTTCACCTTCTTCGTGTCTCGCAAGGATGGAATATCGCGCTTCGAGTCGGCCGCCCACCCGGGCTGGTTCCTCTGCACCTCTTCCAAAGCCAACGAGCCCCTCGGGTTGGTCAACAATCCAGGCTCTTCTCACCTGGTCGACTTCTATTTCCAGCGTGAATCCTAG